In one window of Neisseria subflava DNA:
- the queC gene encoding 7-cyano-7-deazaguanine synthase QueC produces MEKQQALVIFSGGQDSTTCLIQAIQTYGCENVQAITFQYGQRHAIELERARWIAQDLGVKQTVLDLSLMQQITHNALMDDTAYIETAPDGLPNTFVDGRNALFLLYAAIYAKGQGIRHIIAGVCETDFSGYPDCRDVFVKSMNVTLNLAMDYAFQIHTPLMYLTKAQTWALADEMGVLDYICEHTHTCYNGVVGGCHECPSCILRERGLSEYLESKKVV; encoded by the coding sequence ATGGAAAAACAGCAGGCCCTCGTTATTTTTTCGGGCGGGCAGGATTCAACAACCTGCCTGATTCAGGCAATTCAAACATATGGATGTGAAAATGTGCAGGCCATCACTTTTCAATATGGGCAACGCCACGCCATCGAATTGGAGCGAGCGCGTTGGATTGCCCAAGATTTGGGCGTGAAGCAGACGGTACTCGATTTGAGCCTGATGCAACAGATTACACACAATGCCTTGATGGATGATACGGCATACATTGAAACAGCTCCAGACGGCCTGCCCAATACATTTGTAGATGGACGCAATGCTTTGTTTTTGCTTTACGCCGCTATTTACGCCAAAGGGCAGGGAATACGCCATATCATTGCCGGCGTGTGCGAAACCGATTTTTCGGGTTATCCCGACTGTCGCGATGTGTTTGTCAAGTCGATGAATGTCACGCTGAATCTGGCCATGGATTACGCTTTTCAAATTCACACTCCCTTGATGTATTTAACCAAAGCGCAAACATGGGCGCTGGCAGATGAAATGGGTGTGTTGGATTATATTTGCGAGCATACGCATACCTGTTATAACGGCGTGGTCGGTGGTTGCCATGAATGCCCAAGCTGTATTTTGCGCGAGCGCGGTTTATCAGAATATTTGGAAAGTAAAAAGGTCGTCTGA
- a CDS encoding L,D-transpeptidase has product MKKILFGLTAALLTSAAAANTLIPDVSPASSGQHVVINITQQRLFLYDNGKLSKIYPVAVGKAMTQTNLGEHKIGAKAYNPVWHIPKSIQKERNDGVKSVPAGPNNPLGPVFVRLGDPKLSLGIHGTNAPASVPGVRSHGCVRMKSPDALEFAKTIATGSPASVIYQMASLNEDANQNLWLAAYRDPYDKKNLDTAALKKSIAAWAKAHGKTIPAARVDAILKGRTGAANCLTCAKGVKLKSPLKSLAWTSGTDAYSKPKVMPKPAPAKDVVLPQGTEIEVDATDDTNKAASEPKQSVRPTPVKPAKPAAKPVTTPADAPASAPKAASELATAPASSPVKDAPASSEPTDLLF; this is encoded by the coding sequence ATGAAAAAAATACTATTCGGCCTGACAGCCGCCCTTTTAACTTCAGCCGCTGCTGCAAACACGCTTATTCCAGACGTCTCCCCCGCCTCTTCCGGACAACACGTCGTTATCAATATTACGCAACAGCGTTTGTTCCTCTACGACAACGGCAAACTAAGCAAAATTTATCCTGTTGCCGTCGGCAAAGCCATGACCCAAACCAATCTGGGCGAACATAAAATCGGCGCAAAAGCCTACAACCCAGTTTGGCATATCCCTAAATCCATTCAAAAAGAACGCAATGATGGCGTAAAAAGCGTACCGGCTGGTCCAAATAATCCGCTGGGCCCCGTATTTGTCCGTCTTGGCGACCCTAAATTAAGCCTTGGCATTCACGGCACCAATGCCCCTGCCAGCGTACCCGGCGTCCGCAGCCATGGTTGCGTGCGCATGAAATCGCCTGACGCATTGGAATTCGCCAAAACCATTGCAACAGGTTCTCCTGCCTCCGTTATCTACCAAATGGCAAGCCTGAACGAAGATGCCAACCAAAACTTGTGGCTGGCTGCCTATCGTGACCCATACGACAAGAAAAACCTTGATACGGCTGCCCTGAAAAAAAGCATTGCCGCCTGGGCAAAAGCGCACGGCAAAACCATTCCTGCCGCACGTGTGGATGCAATCCTGAAAGGACGCACCGGCGCAGCAAACTGTCTGACCTGCGCCAAAGGCGTGAAACTCAAATCGCCTTTGAAGTCTTTGGCATGGACCAGCGGCACGGATGCTTACAGCAAACCTAAAGTCATGCCGAAACCGGCTCCTGCTAAAGATGTGGTATTGCCTCAAGGCACTGAAATCGAAGTTGATGCTACCGACGATACAAACAAGGCAGCATCCGAACCGAAACAAAGCGTTCGTCCGACTCCGGTGAAACCGGCAAAACCTGCGGCCAAACCGGTAACTACTCCGGCGGATGCTCCTGCCTCCGCACCTAAAGCCGCTTCCGAACTGGCTACTGCCCCAGCTTCTTCTCCTGTGAAAGATGCTCCGGCAAGTAGCGAACCGACAGATTTGCTGTTCTAA
- a CDS encoding CDP-alcohol phosphatidyltransferase family protein, translated as MSIYALKPKFQNLLRPIVKRLYQKGITANQVTLFACAVSILIGLLLALFAGVSTLFWLLPIWLFVRMALNAMDGMLAREFGQQSALGGYLNEITDIAADAALYLPFAFIVPFGGIQIALFIWLAAMTEFCGVLGQVHGNGRRYDGPFGKSDRAFFIGALAVWYAIDGSFHSTFYILMWLACAALVYTCYKRVINGLKAV; from the coding sequence ATGAGCATCTACGCCCTGAAACCAAAATTCCAAAACCTTTTGCGCCCCATTGTTAAGCGACTTTATCAAAAAGGCATTACTGCCAATCAGGTTACTCTGTTTGCCTGCGCCGTTTCTATTTTGATTGGTTTGCTTTTAGCATTGTTTGCAGGTGTATCCACATTATTCTGGCTTTTGCCGATTTGGTTGTTTGTCCGCATGGCGCTGAATGCAATGGACGGCATGCTGGCACGGGAGTTCGGCCAGCAATCGGCATTAGGCGGTTATTTGAATGAAATCACCGATATTGCCGCCGATGCTGCTTTGTATCTGCCTTTTGCCTTTATCGTTCCCTTCGGCGGCATACAAATCGCCCTGTTTATTTGGCTGGCGGCAATGACTGAGTTTTGCGGCGTTTTGGGACAAGTCCATGGCAACGGCCGTCGTTATGACGGGCCATTCGGCAAAAGTGACCGCGCATTCTTTATCGGCGCATTGGCCGTATGGTATGCAATCGACGGTAGCTTCCATTCGACTTTCTATATCCTTATGTGGCTGGCCTGCGCGGCATTGGTTTATACCTGTTACAAACGTGTCATCAATGGCTTGAAGGCCGTCTGA
- the rlmD gene encoding 23S rRNA (uracil(1939)-C(5))-methyltransferase RlmD, which yields MGVKEQYQETEVFSLDYEGRGVARVDGKAVFIGGALPGERVTFVIHKEKKQFAEAQVEKVLKASSERVEPACCYFDTCGGCSLQHVSFGAQVALKQRILEEQLERIGKVKPEIILPPLYGYSWYYRDRARLSVSADKQGRLKLGFQAKKSHDVVNIRHCHILPKHVSDRLPDVRNLLQKLHDDGVKVKFVEFYCGKNVTVLNIRFVNQPFEQILSELCNWFDKILLGAEKAWQIWLQDHAESLPFYPENAPTLNYTFAQFDVEMPYKPGDFTQINAQLNEVMVARAVRLLNPQKGERIADLFCGLGNFSVPLAKSGASVVGIEGADYLIDRARENARLNRCAENMTFSVADLFDTDEKTVESWGRFDKMLLDPPRNGAYAVVKSLHKPFLPQKIVYVSCNPSTFARDAGVLVDKGYKFKAAGIMNMFAQTSHVESIGVFEL from the coding sequence ATGGGTGTGAAAGAACAGTATCAAGAAACGGAAGTTTTTTCTTTGGATTATGAGGGCAGGGGTGTTGCCAGAGTTGATGGGAAGGCCGTATTTATCGGCGGTGCGCTGCCTGGAGAGCGTGTAACGTTTGTCATACATAAAGAGAAAAAGCAGTTTGCCGAGGCTCAAGTTGAAAAGGTTTTGAAGGCTTCTTCCGAACGTGTCGAGCCCGCATGTTGCTATTTTGATACATGTGGCGGCTGTTCGCTTCAACATGTTTCTTTCGGAGCGCAAGTTGCATTAAAGCAACGGATTTTGGAAGAACAGTTGGAACGGATAGGTAAGGTCAAGCCGGAGATAATTTTACCCCCTTTATATGGTTACTCCTGGTATTATCGCGATAGGGCGCGTTTAAGTGTTTCGGCGGATAAGCAAGGCCGTCTGAAACTCGGTTTTCAGGCCAAAAAAAGCCATGATGTCGTCAATATCCGCCATTGCCATATTTTGCCTAAGCATGTGTCCGATAGATTGCCTGATGTCCGCAATTTGCTGCAAAAGCTGCATGATGACGGTGTAAAAGTGAAATTTGTTGAGTTTTATTGCGGGAAAAATGTGACGGTACTCAACATTCGTTTCGTAAATCAACCGTTTGAACAAATATTAAGCGAATTGTGTAATTGGTTTGATAAGATATTGTTGGGTGCTGAAAAGGCATGGCAAATATGGTTGCAGGATCATGCTGAGTCCTTGCCGTTTTACCCTGAGAACGCGCCTACCCTGAACTATACTTTTGCTCAATTTGATGTGGAAATGCCTTATAAGCCTGGTGATTTTACGCAGATTAATGCTCAGCTGAACGAAGTGATGGTGGCAAGGGCCGTCAGGCTTTTAAACCCTCAAAAAGGGGAGCGGATTGCCGATCTGTTTTGCGGTTTGGGCAATTTCAGTGTGCCGCTGGCAAAAAGTGGCGCATCGGTTGTCGGTATTGAAGGTGCCGATTATCTGATAGATAGGGCAAGGGAAAATGCACGCCTGAATCGTTGTGCCGAGAATATGACGTTTTCTGTTGCAGACTTATTCGATACCGATGAAAAGACTGTTGAGTCGTGGGGACGATTTGACAAGATGTTGCTGGATCCGCCGAGAAACGGGGCTTATGCTGTTGTCAAATCGCTACACAAGCCGTTTTTGCCTCAGAAGATAGTGTATGTTTCGTGTAATCCATCAACATTTGCACGAGATGCCGGTGTCTTGGTTGATAAGGGCTATAAGTTTAAGGCGGCAGGAATCATGAATATGTTTGCGCAAACCTCGCATGTTGAATCCATCGGTGTGTTTGAGTTGTAA